The segment GAGCGATCGGGAGGACGTCTTCGTTTCGCGCAAGCTCGATTGGCGCGCCGCCGGCCCCGCGTTCGGCGGCCTACCACAGCTCGCAGGCCACGGAAAATGTCGAGACGAATTGCGGGCGATGTTCCTGACGGAGGATTCGTTCGAGCCCTTTGAAGGTGAAATTCTGACGGGCCCTGAATTTGCGGATCGTCTGTTCCAAACCCGGATAAGAACGTCCGGTTAACCTCATCGGCTCAGCCGCTTCTGTGTCTGACGTCAGCGCTTTTGGGACAGATTTGAGGATTTGAACAACGGAGGATTTCTGGTTCATCGTAGCTTTCAAGGAGCGAAGATGAACAAGACATCCGGAACGTCGAAGGACGCAGCTGACAAGCTGGTCAAGAACATCCGCCGCAAGACGCGGCAGACCTATTCTGCAGAGGAGAAGATCCGCATCGTCTTAGCTGGCCTGCGCGGTGAGGAAAGCATTTCGGTGCTATGTCGGCGGGAGGGTATCGCCGAGAGCCTGTATTACAGCTGGTCGAAGGAGTTCCTGGAGGCTGGCAAGCGTCGCTTGTCTGGCGATACGGCGCGCCAAGCCACGTCGCCGGAGGTGAAGGAGCTTCGCTCTGAGTCTTTGGCCCTGAAGGAATGCGTGGCCGATCTCACCCTGGAAAACCGTCTGCTCAAAAAAAGTATGACAGGGGCTGGGGAGGTGGAGGAATGAGATACCCTGCAACCGAGAAGCTTGAGATCATCCGCACCGTTGAAGGTTCGCATCTGCCCACCAAAATGACGCTGGATATGCTGGGCATTCCGCGCACGGCTTTCTACCGCTGGTATGATCGCTACGTCGAGGGCGGGTTCGATGCGCTGGCCGATCGGTCTCCTCGACCAGGGTCGGTCTGGAATCGAATACCCCAAGACCGGCGCGATGACCTGATCGAGTTTGCGTTAGAACATGAGGCGCTGACGACACGTGAACTGGCGGTCAAATACACCGATGAGAACCGGTATTTTATCTCGGAATCATCGGCTTACCGCATTCTTAAAGCAGCTGATCTGATCACGGCGCCGGACTATGTGGTGATCAAGGCCGCGGACGAGTTCACGGACAAGACCACGGCCATCCATCAGCTCTGGCAGACCGACTTCACCTACTTCAAGATCATCGGCTGGGGCTGGTATTACCTGTCCACCATCCTCGACGACTACAGCCGCTACATCATCGCCTGGAAGCTTTGCACAAACATGCGGGCCGAGGACGTGACGGACACGATTGAACTGGCTCTGAGCGCATCGGGCTGTGACCAAGCCGTCGTCCGGCACAAGCCGCGCCTGCTGAGTGACAACGGGGCCTGCTACATCTCTGGCGACCTCGCCAAGTGGTTGGGAAATCAAAAAATGGACCACGTTCGCGGGGCACCATTCCATCCGCAAACCCAGGGCAAGATTGAGCGCTGGCACCAAACTATGAAGAACCGGGTTCTGCTGGAAAACTACTACCTGCCCGGCGATCTCGAACGCCAGATCGGGGCCTTCGTAGAGTATTACAACAACGCGCGATACCACGAGAGTCTCAACAACGTCACGCCCGCCGACGTCTACTTTGGGCGCGACAAAGCCATCCTCAGAGAAAGGAAGAAGATCAAGATACTGACAATCCGCGAACGCCGCTTGCAACACCAAAAACAAGCCGCATAATCAATCACACAAACGAGCCAGAGCCTCCAATGCTCAAGCCGCTCTGATGTCCCATTTTATATGACGACGGACACATGGCGATCTTCGATCCGTTCGAGTTGTCGGTGTTCAGGACGGGCGCGGTCATAGCAATGTCGCGCCCTCCGGTGTTCGTGCCCGAAATATAATCGAAAAGACGGCCAAACGCCGCGCGTGATCCTTCGCCCATGGGGGTTTTCGCAACGACCAGTTCGCCGTAGCCGCGGACCTCGAATGGTGGGTCGGACAATGTCACCCGGTACTCCGGCTCCGGAGCTGCCGCGCTGCCGAAAACGGAACAGGCCGTGACGGACAGCAGACTGGCGAAGGCGGTGACTGCCCGGGTGGCGCGTGAAAACATCCTTGTCTCCTTTTCATCCAAGGGTGCGCATCCGATCAGCTTATGCCCCGAACGTGTCCTATTCTGATTGAACGCATCACAGCAGAGAAATGGATCAGCACACCGCCCTTTAGCTTACCATGGGCAACATTGGTGTGAATTGAAACGTGCCGCGAGGGTCGTCGCATCAGCGTGGCAGCTTGCGCTGCTCCAGGGTTTCGTCGTTGCCATCCGCCTTCATGACATCGGCAATCAGATGCTCGACCATGTCGCCGAAATACGCGGTGAGTTCCCGGTGCAGTGCTCGGAACTCCTCTCCCACCGTACTCTCAAAGGTCGGTTGATGCACCCGGACCATGACAGTTGTGCGCCGTTGCCTGGGATAGCGGTACGGCTTGATGTCATGCTTGCGGCAAAGCGCCACAAAAATCCGGACCGACCAGACATCCGGCAGCGAATACTGCAGTTCGGGCTCGGGTTCGCCTTTTCCATCTGCTTCAAGGACAATCCTGGCTTGCAGGCGGTCACGTGCCGCACCTGCCGCCGCACGTTCACCCGCCGTAGCGCCTCGTGAGAACAGCGCCTCAAGCTTCGCGAGCTTGTCCTGAATCTCTTTTTCCCCAGCCATCGTCGACCCTCCTTCTGCCCGGACCTTGAACGCCATGGCAGAGAGCAGGTCAAGCAAGCCCCAACGGGCGCCCGTTGCCAACCCGGTGGGATATTGATCCGGGCATTGGCAAAGTATCTGGTCCCCGGAAATGCCATGTGGCAGCATCCCGACATGATCACGTTTCAAACCCTGTCAGATGACCATCCCGACCTCGCGCATTCGCCGATGCTGCGCGCGGCCTTGCTGACACTTCAGTACACGCGCGAACACGGGGCCATCGGGCTGACCAAAACCATGGCGTTCAAGCGCGTTTTCGTTCACTGGGCGGTCGAACACTTTGACTGGCCGGGACGCAGTGCGGAAGAAATGTTTCGGTACAACAAGGTGATCAACGAATATGAGTTTCCCCCGCTCGAACTACTCCACTTCCTTTTGATTAGGCTGCGCCTGGCGCGGCATTTCAAAGGAGAGTTCAGGCTGACCAAGCGGGGAGCAGACCTTGCGGAAGCCCCGGGGCGGCTGTTTTCTGAACTGGTACCGTTCTTCGTTCTCGAGATCGACCATGCGGCGTACTCCCGTTTTGAAGAGGCGCCGTTTGGAAAATGGGATGTCTGGATGAACGTCATCAATGTCGAGGCCGACCACGGCACAACCGAGAAAGCGCTCTTCGGTGCCTTCTACGGAGACGGCCCGGACTGGGACAATGCCGGCTGGCGGCAGATGGCGGCGTTCTCCTCCTGCGTCTTGCGACCATTGGAATGGGCGGGCTTGGTTGTCCTATCCGCCGATGAACTCGCCGGGAAGCAAGTGCATCATGTGTTCAAGACACCGCTATGGCGCAGTGCCCTGAAGCTCGACACCGACGCCCAGCTTCAGCCGATCTCCGTCCAGTGAAATGTCCAACTCAAAAGCGGCAATAAACTAGATGACAGGCGGAGGGGATAGCCGTTGCAAGGCGCCGACTAGACGCAGAAAAGATCGATGATCAGTACTTCTAGGGCAGTTGATGTAGGATTTTCCCTGCCAGAAAACACGTCTTGAAGGGCGGGGAACTGCCGTTCGCTGCGCTCGTCGCG is part of the Puniceibacterium sp. IMCC21224 genome and harbors:
- a CDS encoding IS3 family transposase (programmed frameshift), encoding MNKTSGTSKDAADKLVKNIRRKTRQTYSAEEKIRIVLAGLRGEESISVLCRREGIAESLYYSWSKEFLEAGKRRLSGDTARQATSPEVKELRSESLALKECVADLTLENRLLKKKYDRGWGGGGMRYPATEKLEIIRTVEGSHLPTKMTLDMLGIPRTAFYRWYDRYVEGGFDALADRSPRPGSVWNRIPQDRRDDLIEFALEHEALTTRELAVKYTDENRYFISESSAYRILKAADLITAPDYVVIKAADEFTDKTTAIHQLWQTDFTYFKIIGWGWYYLSTILDDYSRYIIAWKLCTNMRAEDVTDTIELALSASGCDQAVVRHKPRLLSDNGACYISGDLAKWLGNQKMDHVRGAPFHPQTQGKIERWHQTMKNRVLLENYYLPGDLERQIGAFVEYYNNARYHESLNNVTPADVYFGRDKAILRERKKIKILTIRERRLQHQKQAA
- a CDS encoding heme-binding protein, with the protein product MDEKETRMFSRATRAVTAFASLLSVTACSVFGSAAAPEPEYRVTLSDPPFEVRGYGELVVAKTPMGEGSRAAFGRLFDYISGTNTGGRDIAMTAPVLNTDNSNGSKIAMCPSSYKMGHQSGLSIGGSGSFV